A stretch of DNA from Pantoea alfalfae:
ATGACTTACGCAATGCGTAAAACCACGCAAAAAAATCATGCAATCAGGATCTCTGCAACAAAAAAAAGGTGCGCCAGAGCGCACCAGATGGAACAACATCAATAGCGTCGGGGCAGCATCACCCCTTGCCTTTAACACTACTGATAAAGGTTTGCCTCGCAGAGGTGGAACCCAGCCGCTCGGCTTCATCCAGCAGTTTCAGCGCCTTGTCGATATTGCCGCTGTTCACCGCCTCGGTGATCTTCTGATTAAAGTAACGCTCGGTGTCGCTCATGATCGGTTCCGCGCGGGCTTTGGGCGCGGGCGCTGCGGCGGGTGCCGGTGCTGCGCTGTACGCTGCCGCAGGTGCGGTATTGCCGACGGTCACCGCGCTCGGGCCGGATGAACCAAACAGCGGCCCGACCAGAATGGATGAGCCGGAGCTGGTCTGCATCTTCAGCTTGATCGTGCCTTCCCGGCTGTGGCGGGCGACGGGATCGGGGATATCCGGTACCGCATGACCGGTGCCCTGGGCGTAGGCCTTGGCCGGGTCGAGCAGCGTGGTGGTTTGCGTCAGATCGCTGTCGGTGGTGAACACCAGCAGGTAGATTTTTTGCTGACCCAGCGCCGGGGTTAGCTTCATCACCCCTTCCAGTCGATCTGCCGCCATCACGCCCGGCTTCTGATAGGTAAAGTAGCGGCTGGGGAACCAGGCCGCGGGACGCAGGTTTTCATCCAGCACCAGCACGTTCGGCGCGAAAACCTGACCGTTCGCCACTTCACTGCTCAGCGTCAGCGTCAGTTCGCCGATATTGGCGGGCAGACTGTAGGCCGCGACCGACCCGGCAATGTGTGGCGCGTTC
This window harbors:
- the malM gene encoding maltose operon protein MalM, whose product is MKMKKLAALCLSAALLTGHTLPALADVNLVPQDLSAAPVVAPESLQRLSWQPLAASQTQTTTLSNSGQTLNAPHIAGSVAAYSLPANIGELTLTLSSEVANGQVFAPNVLVLDENLRPAAWFPSRYFTYQKPGVMAADRLEGVMKLTPALGQQKIYLLVFTTDSDLTQTTTLLDPAKAYAQGTGHAVPDIPDPVARHSREGTIKLKMQTSSGSSILVGPLFGSSGPSAVTVGNTAPAAAYSAAPAPAAAPAPKARAEPIMSDTERYFNQKITEAVNSGNIDKALKLLDEAERLGSTSARQTFISSVKGKG